Proteins from a single region of Lates calcarifer isolate ASB-BC8 linkage group LG19, TLL_Latcal_v3, whole genome shotgun sequence:
- the id2a gene encoding DNA-binding protein inhibitor ID-2a: MKAISPVRSFRKNNANLSEHSLGISRSKTPVDDPLSLLYNMNDCYSKLKELVPSIPQNKNVSKMEILQHVIDYILDLQIALDSSVALTSLHHPARPGQAPSRTPLTTLNTDISILSLQSPELPSELMTDDSRTLHR; this comes from the exons ATGAAAGCAATAAGCCCCGTGCGGTCCTTCCGGAAAAACAACGCGAATTTATCAGAGCACTCCTTGGGAATCTCTCGGAGCAAGACGCCCGTGGACGACCCGCTCAGCCTGCTGTACAACATGAACGACTGCTACTCCAAGCTGAAGGAGCTGGTGCCCAGCATCCCCCAGAACAAGAACGTCAGCAAGATGGAAATCCTGCAGCATGTCATCGACTACATCCTGGACCTGCAGATTGCGCTGGACTCCAGTGTCGCACTAACCAGCCTGCATCACCCCGCGCGGCCGGGGCAGGCTCCGTCCAGGACCCCCCTGACCACCCTCAACACAGATATCAGCATCTTGTCATTACAG tcccCGGAGTTGCCATCAGAGCTGATGACAGATGACAGCCGGACTCTGCATCGTTAA